From a single Arachis hypogaea cultivar Tifrunner chromosome 3, arahy.Tifrunner.gnm2.J5K5, whole genome shotgun sequence genomic region:
- the LOC112789421 gene encoding cytochrome b5 domain-containing protein RLF yields MDTDDDFTFCQVSSQEGVETKKLASDIADISIKEESSSSPTISSNQDGGFLWKDGFANNSDSIKEDKVGSLSFTVTSATSRQPNELNKKSILSDGMNSIQRSPELKSPVAKPAARTKVPFEKGYSQMDWLKLTRTHPDLAGLKGQSNKRLIPMDEVRKHQTEGEMWTVLKGHVYNISPYMKFHPGGVDMLMKAVGKDCTSLFNKYHAWVNAEFLLEKCLVGTLDESH; encoded by the exons ATGGACACCGACGATGATTTCACATTTTGTCAG GTTAGTTCGCAGGAGGGTGTTGAAACAAAGAAACTTGCTTCGGATATTGCTGATATTTCCATAAAAGAAGAATCCTCAAGTTCTCCCACTATTAGTAGTAATCAAGATGGTGGTTTCTTGTGGAAGGATGGTTTTGCAAATAATTCGGACTCTATAAAGGAGGACAAGGTTGGTTCTTTGTCTTTCACCGTAACCAGTGCGACTTCACGTCAGCCGAATGAATTGAACAAGAAATCAATTCTGAGTGATGGGATGAATTCGATTCAGAGGTCTCCAGAACTGAAGAGTCCTGTTGCAAAGCCCGCAGCTCGGACCAAAGTTCCTTTTGAAAAAGGATATAGTCAAATGGATTGGCTTAAGCTTACTCGGACACATCCTGACCTTGCAG GCTTAAAGGGACAATCAAATAAGAGACTTATTCCAATGGATGAAGTTAGAAAGCACCAAACAGAAGGTGAAATGTGGACTGTTTTAAAAGGACATGTTTACAATATATCTCCATATATGAAGTTTCACCCTGGAG gTGTTGATATGTTGATGAAGGCAGTGGGAAAAGATTGCACATCTCTCTTCa ATAAATACCATGCTTGGGTTAATGCCGAATTCTTATTGGAGAAATGCCTTGTGGGCACCTTAGATGAAAGTCATTAA
- the LOC112769501 gene encoding uncharacterized protein isoform X2, with translation MEDTTTILAHISSLKEMLDQVNEEIEANIQVTREIESSIVKCEEIEIDLENKEAELIKTSGMLQFENVGFVTVAADLRASVSSLEKELGSLKMKRNEIVNGMDEKREMFTKLCLDFQRDIDKRENCEASTLLSEKHSLENEIQLLDKKNDVLKNSVLAFVEEILEDLHSSNSALEVEIQRRNWENEKLLKDINDLKNTLLSAIGTSNCIFLSVNN, from the exons ATGGAAGACACTACAACCATCCTCGCTCACATTTCATCCCTGAAGGAAATGCTCGACCag GTGAACGAAGAAATTGAGGCGAATATTCAGGTAACACGAGAGATAGAATCGAGCATCGTCAAATGCGAGGAGATTGAAATTGATCTGGAAAATAAAGAAGCCGAGCTGATCAAGACGAGTGGCATGCTACAGTTCGAGAACGTTGGATTCGTCACCGTCGCTG CTGATCTCAGGGCCTCGGTGAGTTCCTTGGAGAAGGAGCTAGGTTCTCTTAAAATGAAGCGTAATGAGATTGTTAATGGAATGGATGAAAAAAG GGAAATGTTTACAAAGCTGTGTCTAGATTTTCAGAGAGATATTGACAAAAGAGAAAATTGTGAAGCAAGTACTTTGTTGTCTGAGAAACACTCCCTTGAAAATGAAATTCAGCTTTTGGATAAGAAAAATGATGTTTTGAAAAATTCGGTTTTGGCATTTGTTGAGGAAATACTTGAAGATCTTCATAGTTCAAATTCAG CATTAGAAGTTGAGATACAGAGGAGGAACTGGGAAAATGAGAAATTGCTCAAGGATATCAATGATTTGAAGAATACACTACTTTCAGCAATTGGGACCAGTAACTGTATATTCCTTTCCGTAAACAATTAA
- the LOC112769501 gene encoding uncharacterized protein isoform X1, with protein sequence MEDTTTILAHISSLKEMLDQVFLFSSIDLSDGKTWPLLSFSHLDRKVSNYLRSIQVNEEIEANIQVTREIESSIVKCEEIEIDLENKEAELIKTSGMLQFENVGFVTVAADLRASVSSLEKELGSLKMKRNEIVNGMDEKREMFTKLCLDFQRDIDKRENCEASTLLSEKHSLENEIQLLDKKNDVLKNSVLAFVEEILEDLHSSNSALEVEIQRRNWENEKLLKDINDLKNTLLSAIGTSNCIFLSVNN encoded by the exons ATGGAAGACACTACAACCATCCTCGCTCACATTTCATCCCTGAAGGAAATGCTCGACCaggtttttctcttctcttcaatTGATCTATCTGACGGGAAAACATGGCCTCTTCTCTCATTCAGTCATCTCGATCGGAAAGTAAGTAACTACCTTCGATCAATTCAGGTGAACGAAGAAATTGAGGCGAATATTCAGGTAACACGAGAGATAGAATCGAGCATCGTCAAATGCGAGGAGATTGAAATTGATCTGGAAAATAAAGAAGCCGAGCTGATCAAGACGAGTGGCATGCTACAGTTCGAGAACGTTGGATTCGTCACCGTCGCTG CTGATCTCAGGGCCTCGGTGAGTTCCTTGGAGAAGGAGCTAGGTTCTCTTAAAATGAAGCGTAATGAGATTGTTAATGGAATGGATGAAAAAAG GGAAATGTTTACAAAGCTGTGTCTAGATTTTCAGAGAGATATTGACAAAAGAGAAAATTGTGAAGCAAGTACTTTGTTGTCTGAGAAACACTCCCTTGAAAATGAAATTCAGCTTTTGGATAAGAAAAATGATGTTTTGAAAAATTCGGTTTTGGCATTTGTTGAGGAAATACTTGAAGATCTTCATAGTTCAAATTCAG CATTAGAAGTTGAGATACAGAGGAGGAACTGGGAAAATGAGAAATTGCTCAAGGATATCAATGATTTGAAGAATACACTACTTTCAGCAATTGGGACCAGTAACTGTATATTCCTTTCCGTAAACAATTAA